In Lycium ferocissimum isolate CSIRO_LF1 chromosome 7, AGI_CSIRO_Lferr_CH_V1, whole genome shotgun sequence, the sequence ATCAACAAGTCAAACATTATTATACACCAGTATTTcttaaaccaattttttttaaactcttAGTGCGACTCAAATAAATGAGTAGCACAAGCTATTATATATAATTCTTAATACATCCTGGTTTCGAGATCATCTTGTATATATTATCTGTTCTTTTATATCCTCGAAACCAAAACGAAACTAGAAAGAACATGGGAATTGCTCCTCTCTTCCTTTACTTGCAAAACCAGTTACCCGAGTCCGATTTGGAATGGTGATGTTGTTGCTGCCTTTCCCTCTTTGTACAATTACCTGTTAAAGTGAAATCCGCTTCAGCATCATCAACAAGACTCAGAAGAAATGGAAAAAGATTTTATTCCCACATTCTTGAATCTCTTGAGTTAATTCTATCAATATTGTTTACCATTCAACAGCTCTttattttttgctcttcttttgcTAACTCAAGTTTATTCCAAAGGGGAAATATGTCTGGAAATGTTGAGATCTTCAAGTGTTGGAAGCCACTTTTGTCCTTTGTTCCCTTTGGGATTTACATCAATTTAATCCTCTCTTATATTATTCTTGTCTTGTAAAAATGTTAAAATTGTTTCTTTGAGCCATCTTATATTTGATTTCTATGTATATCTTTTCTTTGATTTATACAGTCATGGTTATGCTCAATTTATACCTAATATTTATATGCTCTTATAGTATCAATTTACAGTTAAAACTAAGTCCTGTATGGTCTTACAATGATTACCACTTGTCTCTTCTAGCAAAGAGTTTAAAACTTCATCATGTTTTCCATAATTGTGGTTTACTATTTCGTTCTTTAATGTAGTGGCTTTATTTTGTTTCTGATGGATAGAATTCCTCAAATTCCTAAGGGGAGGTTTTTGGTTCTGAGgtttgaaaatgatgaaaaaaaaaaaaaaaaaaactgacatgAGTGCTTCTTCCTTTAATAGGGCTTTATGCAGTGTAAATTCATATTAGTCGAACCCCAAAACGGATACCTGACAGAATGTATAATCATGTGCTAGTGAATAGGTACACACTAACGCAATTGTTGACCAAAAAAGATGAGATATGTGTCTTTTGGAAGTTTGCTCTTAAAGTTTTAACTTTTTCAAATACAATTATGATTGACAGGAGGGAAATTGTACAATAGTCAAATGCTAATCGTGtttaacaaatttttttatttatttttaaagtgaaATAGCCTTAGTGACTTTGGTCAGGAAAGGGAATAGAGCAATAAATAGAGCTTCGGCTCAGAATTAGACCTTCTGTAGATGGAACTTCAGACTTCTGGATAGGCCTGAGAAAGCCTATTTCCTAAACAAACAGGCACTTGAATAGTCAAATCTTGGTAAAGGGATCTCATAAGTAACATTAACAAGATAAGAGAAGTATGCAATTGTcattaaaaatattatcttCACAAATTGCTCATCAATATATCGCGGAAGCATAAATGTTTGCAGAGTTGATGCACTATTTTGAGACCCATTATCCACAGAGTTTCGAACTGTGTGTCACTAGTATGCAATGATTTTTCTCGATTATGACAAAAAGTGTGCTATTCGACGCTTTCAACAGTTCACATATCAGAAACATAAGGGTGAAAAACTCTTCAATGTTGACATGTTTGATGCTAACTCTAGCAAAACATGaaggaaaagaaattcaatGGAGAAAAATCATGCACAGGAAAGTCCTTTGTCTTAAAATGCTGCTAgcataagtaaaataatcaaATCCAATGATAAGATATTCTAGGCACAACAAACATAATGTTTAGGTGGATTAATattgaaagatgaagaaaactCTCCAAACTCTTATCCCTACTTTGAATATGTTTTTCCGAGTTGATGTTTCTTCTCCATCTTTTGATAGTATAATGAGCTTCCcggaccaaaaaaagaagataaaaagatttaaaaccgGGCACCAGTTTGCTTGAAAACTATATCAAGGTTTGACATTCTCCCTAATGAACTTCTCCAGCTGCGAAATTTCACCGGTCAAACCAGAAGCTTCAGCAACAATTACTCTGTTATGGCACTGAGAAAAAGCAAATGGTTCTCCAGGTACACCAAGCGTATATTCGTTAGAGATATCTGCATCGGATACTGCAGTTCTGGATGTACGAAGCTTGTCGCTGGATCAATAAGAAAGTCAACAAGTTATAAAACAGAACACCAGAAATAGCACTTCAACCTGTAAGGTTTTGCAGTGGTTATAATTCAGTGACCTAATCAACCGATTCGCAAATAAAGCATGCAACAAAATTTCATATTTCGGAAGATTCTCTATCTACAAGCTTGTTGCTGAATTAATGATATAATATcaacaaaagaagagaagaataaAGCAAGCAACAGTATTTCACGGTGGAAAAATTAGGTTCCAACTCTTCAGAAGGCAGTGGTGTTTTTTTATGTGTTCGGATCAGTGTTATGCTATGCTTCACATGCACATAATATATATAGGCTTTCCGAGGAGATAGTGTTTTCTTCATGTACAAAAGGCAAATTGGTGTTTGTTCCAAAAATAAATGCCATGCATAGTGTACTCTTACATTTCTTTTTCCAGCTGTTTTCTGATGAATTCTGCTGTATGTGCGGTTATTTTATCAACCTTGTTGCATAGGAGGAGTACTGGAACTTTTCTCTTGACTACACTTGCCTTTGTCAAGATCTCATATAAGTATCTGCATGCAAGAGGGATGATGAGATATAAAATTCAGTTGTCAAATATCCAATCAAATTAACAACTGCCAATGTGAAGTAATATAAGCAGGAAACAATCAGTACTCTGAAGCAGGACGGCAGTTGGGTAAAAATTCCACAGAATCCACCACAAACACAACACCAGCTGCTTGAGGCAGGAACTCATCTAATTTCGGCCGAAGACGAGAGTGCCCTGGGACATCAACAACGTGAACAGGCTTCAATTTCCCTTTCTGCAGCAAAAACCAAAACAAGTCCAAGTATGAGATGTGAAATCCCATTCACGGATAAAGGACTTCAGTAAATcgataaccaaaaaaaaaaaaaaaaagggaaaagagccAAAAATACTCCTGAACTAATCGAAATAGGTCAGATTTACCCTCCGTTATGTTTTTTTTGCTAAAAAGGCCCTTGCCGTTACACTTTTGGCTCCAACTAGCCAAGTagctcaaaaatacccttcctCATAACGGTTGCCCCGAAACAAGGGAAAATGAACTATTCGCAATGGGGAAGTTTTGCccttgttcttttttctttttgtttagtggtggtggtggagaagGAAGGGCGGGGGCGAATGTGTGAGAAAAATAATACCGACATAAGAAAATAAGCAACATAAACACACTTCTCATTTCAACAAATAAAAGACGATGACATATAGCTTTTTCTTCTGGTTTCTTACGCATTAGGTATGGGTTATAGGgcagaaaaggggaaaaaaagagaagacagCATTCATTACCTTGTCTTTCTCAGAGTGTAGTACAAAACTGTCTTCATTTGGTTCCATTGACGTCACGGTACCCTGATGGGCTGAACCATCTTTAAGCTGGATATATGCCAGCACAATAAAATCAGAACAATTAGATGAACTCTGAAAAGATTATGACAGGACTTGTGTCAAAGTGTTACCTGGTAAAAAAGATATGTTTTGCCACTTCCACTAAGCCCAGTGAGTACAATGGTGTTAGATGCTGTACGCTTGAACAAGCGAACTGCAGGTGGAGaagtaaataaaggaaattcttcaaatttcagccttcaaagaaattcaaaatg encodes:
- the LOC132065370 gene encoding uncharacterized protein LOC132065370; amino-acid sequence: MDKEKLEQLKVEMQQWLHAAEEFINQIPPVQLYTAIGVVLFTLLLLLIIRLFKRTASNTIVLTGLSGSGKTYLFYQLKDGSAHQGTVTSMEPNEDSFVLHSEKDKKGKLKPVHVVDVPGHSRLRPKLDEFLPQAAGVVFVVDSVEFLPNCRPASEYLYEILTKASVVKRKVPVLLLCNKVDKITAHTAEFIRKQLEKEIDKLRTSRTAVSDADISNEYTLGVPGEPFAFSQCHNRVIVAEASGLTGEISQLEKFIRENVKP